A genomic segment from Danio aesculapii chromosome 17, fDanAes4.1, whole genome shotgun sequence encodes:
- the hhipl1 gene encoding HHIP-like protein 1: MWYFCDVFGRIWQPPFILFYLSAFWIAPVFLHPQCLDFKPPFQPQQELQFCQMYKNFGCCDYARDQELMKKYYRVMDNFDYYGYSNCASYVQDLLCQECSPYAAHLFDAEDPSTPLRTIPGLCPDYCTQFHSKCRSFLTLLSDDPRLAELEHDQRKLCQYLELDDPDYCYPRLLSNEHLNKNLGRTAADSEGCLQLCLEEVANGLRNPLAMVHANDGTHRFFVAEQVGLVWVYLPDRSKLEKPFLNITKAVLTSPWEGDERGFLGLTFHPRFKYNGKVYVYYSVEVGFDERIRISEFRISSTDMNVVDHTSERIILEIDEPASNHNGGQLLFADDGYLYIFTGDGGMAGDPFGKFGNAQNKSALLGKVLRIDVDDNERGPLYRIPADNPFVHEPKARPEVYAYGVRNMWRCSVDRGDPITKEGRGRIFCGDVGQNKYEEVDIVEKGRNYGWRAKEGFSCYDKKLCANSSLDDVLPIYAYPHKMGKSVTGGYVYRGCENPNLNGLYIFGDFMSGRLMSLKENRQTGNWEYNEICMGIGLTCSFPGLINNYYPYIISFAEDEAGELYFMSTEIPSATSPTGVVYKIVDPSRRAPPGKCHYEPHSVRVKSNIIPFEPKETLIGVHIPTKQPELSNTEEPPLVTTKDWLQELLDIFREEDGPITTTPFTPTTPKPVRTSRQRKGRRRKGKHKNGAVRLAGDDEGRRDRGRVEVYANGEWGTVCDDLWNTKNAVVVCRQLGFLHALKAAKHAEFGEGTGLKIILDDVQCEGTEENLLDCQHAGIGTHNCAHYEDAGVICGNSVSGLQ; encoded by the exons ATGTGGTATTTTTGCGATGTTTTCGGCCGTATATGGCAACcgccgtttattttattttatttgtctgcGTTTTGGATCGCACCTGTGTTCCTGCATCCGCAATGTTTGGATTTTAAACCCCCATTTCAGCCTCAACAGGAGCTTCAGTTTTgtcaaatgtataaaaactttGGATGTTGTGACTATGCAAGAGACCAAGAGCTGATGAAAAAATACTATCGGGTAATGGATAACTTTGATTATTATGGATATTCGAACTGTGCCTCGTACGTGCAGGATCTGCTGTGTCAG GAATGTTCTCCATATGCTGCTCATTTGTTTGATGCCGAAGACCCCAGTACGCCTTTACGGACAATACCTGGACTCTGCCCAGACTACTGCACTCAATTCCATTCCAAGTGCAGGTCTTTTCTTACCTTATTGTCTGATGATCCACGTCTTGCAGAACTTGAGCATGATCAACGCAAGCTTTGTCAGTATTTAGAACTGGACGACCCAGATTACTGCTATCCTCGTTTGCTGAGTAATGAACATTTGAATAAAAATCTGGGCCGCACTGCAGCAGACTCTGAAGGCTGCTTACAGTTATGTTTGGAAGAGGTGGCCAATGGACTCCGAAATCCTCTTGCCATGGTTCATGCCAATGATGGCACACACAGGTTTTTTGTTGCTGAACAAGTTGGCCTGGTCTGGGTGTACCTTCCAGATCGATCAAAGCTTGAAAAGCCCTTTCTAAACATCACAAAAGCCGTGTTGACATCTCCATGGGAAGGTGATGAACGAGGGTTTTTGGGGCTCACCTTTCACCCCCGCTTTAAATACAATGGGAAGGTGTACGTCTACTACTCTGTCGAAGTGGGCTTTGATGAGAGAATACGTATCAGTGAGTTCCGCATCTCTTCTACAGATATGAATGTGGTTGATCACACTTCTGAGAG AATCATTTTAGAGATCGACGAACCTGCTTCTAATCACAATGGTGGGCAGCTTCTCTTCGCCGATGATGGATACTTATACATCTTCACTGGGGATGGTGGAATGGCAGGAGATCCATTTGGGAAATTTGGAAATGCACAGAACAA ATCTGCACTTTTGGGAAAGGTTCTTCGCATTGATGTAGATGACAATGAACGAGGGCCACTGTACAGGATCCCAGCAGACAATCCGTTTGTGCATGAACCCAAAGCTCGGCCGGAGGTGTATGCCTATGGTGTGAGGAACATGTGGAGATGTTCGGTGGACAGAGGAGATCCGATAACCAAGGAGGGACGAGGACGAATATTTTGTGGGGATGTGGGCCAGAATAAGTATGAGGAAGTGGACATTGTGGAAAAGGGCCGGAATTATGGTTGGAGAGCAAAAGAAGGCTTCTCTTGTTATGACAAAAAACTTTGCGCCAACAGTTCCTTAG ATGATGTTCTTCCAATTTACGCATATCCACACAAAATGGGTAAATCTGTCACAGGTGGATATGTGTACAGAGGCTGTGAAAATCCTAATTTAAATGGCTTGTACATATTTGGGGATTTCATGAGTGG ACGTCTGATGAGTTTAAAGGAGAACAGACAAACTGGCAACTGGGAATACAATGAGATTTGCATGGGTATAGGTCTGACTTGTTCATTTCCAGGACTCATCAACAATTACTATCCATATATTATATCCTTTGCCGAGGATGAGGCAG GTGAACTCTATTTCATGTCCACTGAAATACCAAGTGCAACATCTCCGACAGGTGTTGTGTATAAGATTGTTGACCCCTCAag ACGTGCACCTCCAGGAAAATGTCATTATGAACCACATTCAGTTCGGGTTAAGAGCAACATTATACCATTCGAGCCAAAAGAAA CACTGATAGGAGTCCATATTCCAACAAAGCAACCAGAACTATCAAACACAGAGGAACCCCCTCTTGTTACCACAAAAGACTGGCTTCAAGAGCTGCTAGACATCTTTAGGGAGGAAGATGGGCCGATCACCACAACACCATTCACCCCAACTACACCCAAACCCGTCAGGACATCAAGACAGCGGAAGGGCAGACGCAGGAAGGGCAAGCACAAGAATGGAGCAGTGAGGCTGGCTGGGGATGATGAGGGACGGAGGGATCGGGGAAGGGTGGAGGTTTACGCTAATGGAGAATGGGGGACCGTTTGTGACGACCTCTGGAACACCAAGAATGCTGTGGTTGTTTGCCGGCAGCTCGGGTTCCTCCATGCACTTAAGGCTGCCAAGCATGCTGAATTTGGGGAGGGAACGGGGCTGAAGATTATTCTGGATGATGTGCAATGCGAAGGGACTGAGGAAAATCTTTTGGACTGTCAGCATGCTGGGATTGGCACTCACAACTGTGCACACTATGAAGACGCAGGGGTAATATGTGGGAATTCAGTTTCCGGCCTGCAATGA